In a genomic window of Gossypium arboreum isolate Shixiya-1 chromosome 9, ASM2569848v2, whole genome shotgun sequence:
- the LOC108455001 gene encoding vacuolar-sorting receptor 1-like, which translates to MREKLRVLIWVCMLLWGNCLGSFVVEKNSLKVTSSGESIVGVYDSAIGSFGVPKHGGTLVGRVVYPEANKRGCINFDQFGMSFKSRLGALPVVLLLDRGDCFFALKALSAQQAGAAAILIADDRNEPLITLNTPEETPAFAEYVQDIAIPSALITKSLGDRIKEALSNGDHVDINLHWRESLLRPDELVEYEFWTNGDYECGPTCDSQLEFINNFKGAAQILEQKGYTRFTPHYMTWYCPASFILTKQCKTQCINHGRYCAPDLKHYPNRGYDGKDIVIQNLRQACLFKVANESGKPWLWWDYVTDFAIRCKWIDKYTKECADKVIRSLGIDVTKIDDCIGDIEADAQNPILEAEQKAQIGEGYRGDVTMLPTLMINNRQYRGKLEKGAVLKAICAGFQDATEQAICLSEVLSDIETNRCLENNGGCWEDNIANITACRDTIRGRVCECPVVNGVKYYGDGYTHCESKHVYLTRKKPSLQNRDSGYTYCESKYISSMRKKLSLQRCNPGEIVVWAIILGLGVAGAAGYAYYKYKILTTWIPRFAQYSALNNKA; encoded by the exons ATGAGAGAGAAGCTTAGGGTATTAATTTGGGTATGCATGTTGTTATGGGGGAATTGTTTGGGCAGTTTTGTGGTGGAGAAGAACAGTTTGAAAGTGACATCGTCGGGGGAGTCAATCGTAGGGGTTTATGATAGTGCGATTGGGAGTTTTGGGGTTCCTAAGCACGGTGGAACCTTGGTGGGTAGGGTTGTTTATCCTGAAGCAAACAAACGTGGATGCATCAACTTTGATCAATTTGGCATGTCCTTCAAATCAAGGCTTGGTGCACTTCCCGTTGTTCTCCTTCTTGATCGTGGAG ATTGCTTCTTCGCCTTGAAGGCACTGAGTGCTCAGCAAGCTGGAGCTGCTGCCATTCTCATCGCCGATGACCGTAATGAGCCCTTGATAACCCTGAATACCCCTGAAGAAACGCCTGCTTTTGCCGAATACGTGCAGGACATCGCCATTCCATCAGCTCTCATTACTAAATCACTAGGTGACAGAATCAAGGAGGCCCTTAGTAATGGGGACCATGTTGATATAAACCTTCACTGGAGGGAGTCTCTTCTACGTCCTGACGAGCTGGTTGAGTACGAGTTTTGGACCAACGGCGACTATGAGTGTGGGCCAACATGTGACAGCCAGCTCGAATTCATCAACAACTTCAAGGGAGCTGCTCAAATACTTGAGCAGAAAGGGTACACTCGTTTCACCCCACATTATATGACTTGGTATTGCCCTGCATCTTTTATTTTGACCAAACAGTGCAAAACGCAATGCATCAATCATGGGAGGTACTGTGCTCCGGATCTCAAGCATTATCCTAACAGAGGATATGACGGTAAAGATATTGTCATTCAAAATCTTCGGCAAGCTTGCCTTTTCAAAGTTGCAAATGAAAGTGGAAAGCCATGGCTTTGGTGGGATTACGTTACAGACTTTGCGATCCGCTGCAAGTGGATAGACAAGTACACTAAAGAGTGTGCAGATAAAGTTATCCGATCTCTCG GTATTGATGTTACTAAAATCGACGACTGTATTGGAGACATCGAGGCTGATGCACAGAATCCGATTCTTGAAGCTGAACAAAAAGCACAG ATTGGGGAAGGCTACCGTGGAGATGTTACTATGTTGCCAACTCTAATGATAAATAACAGACAGTATCGAG GGAAGTTGGAGAAAGGAGCTGTTCTCAAGGCAATTTGTGCAGGTTTTCAAGATGCCACAGAGCAAGCGATTTGTTTAAGTGAAG TCTTATCGGATATAGAAACCAATCGGTGCTTGGAAAACAACGGTGGGTGCTGGGAGGACAACATTGCTAACATTACTGCATGCAGA GATACCATCCGTGGACGAGTATGCGAGTGCCCCGTTGTTAACGGTGTGAAGTATTACGGAGACGGTTATACGCATTGCGAAAGTAAACATGTTTACTTGACAAGAAAGAAACCTAGTTTACAAAATAGAGACAGTGGTTATACGTATTGTGAAAGCAAATATATTTCCTCGATGAGGAAGAAACTTAGTTTACAAAGATGTAATCCTGGTGAGATCGTCGTTTGGGCAATAATTCTCGGACTAGGTGTTGCTGGAGCTGCTGGATATGCCTATTACAAATACAAAATCCTG ACCACATGGATTCCAAGATTTGCACAATACTCGGCACTGAATAACAAAGCATAA
- the LOC108457171 gene encoding transcription elongation factor TFIIS-like, translating into MERELLHLFDAAKKSADLAASDVVSSNAPEVSRCVDALNQLKDFPVTYDTLVSTQVGKKLRPLTKHPREKIKTVASDLLELWKKIVIEETTKSKKNGTTSAVKVEKLPKPSAVKSEKLYNTESVKVERSKGDSVKPIKVEKKESNGDTVMVDKRDRGDTGKIETIYKDERQAPNVKKQYQPPAGPPKLTSLVKCNDPLRDKFREILVEALSKVPSEADEDLLDQVNACDPIRVAVSVESVMFEKMGKSNGAQKFKYRSIMFNIKDPKNPDLRRKVLLGDVKPERLITMTPEEMASDERQRENKEIKDKALFDCERGGAPKATTDQFKCGRCGQRKTTYYQMQTRSADEPMTTYVTCVNCNNHWKFC; encoded by the exons ATGGAGAGGGAGCTGCTGCATTTGTTCGACGCCGCCAAAAAATCCGCCGATTTGGCCGCCTCCGACGTCGTTTCCTCCAACGCCCCCGAAGTTTCCAGATGCGTTGACGCCTTGAATCAGCTTAAAGATTTCCCCGTCACTTATGACACTCTTGTTTCTACACAG GTTGGAAAAAAGCTGCGACCTCTCACAAAGCATCCTAGAGAGAAAATCAAGACTGTGGCTTCTGACTTGCTTGAGTTGTGGAAGAAAATTGTTATTGAGGAGACTACCAAGAGTAAGAAAAATGGCACCACTAGTGCTGTCAAGGTTGAGAAACTTCCTAAGCCAAGTGCTGTAAAGTCTGAAAAACTCTACAATACAGAATCTGTGAAGGTTGAGAGATCTAAAGGTGATTCGGTAAAACCCATCAAAGTTGAAAAAAAGGAATCAAATGGAGATACTGTAATGGTTGACAAGAGAGACCGAGGAGATACTGGGAAGATTGAAACAATTTATAAGGATGAGAGACAAGCACCAAATGTCAAGAAACAATATCAGCCGCCCGCTGGTCCTCCGAAGTTGACATCATTGGTCAAATGTAATGATCCTCTGCGTGACAAATTCCGTGAGATTCTTGTAGAGGCCTTGTCTAAAGTTCCCAGTGAGGCTGATGAAGACTTGCTGGATCAAGTGAATGCTTGTGACCCTATCCGGGTTGCTGTATCTGTTGAATCTGTGATGTTTGAGAAGATGGGTAAATCAAATGGCGCCCAGAAATTTAAGTACAGATCTATAATGTTCAACATCAAGGATCCAAAGAATCCAGATTTAAGGAGGAAGGTTCTTCTGGGCGATGTGAAACCTGAAAGGCTTATAACTATGACCCCAGAGGAAATGGCCAGTGATGAGAGGCAACgtgaaaataaagaaattaaagacAAAGCTCTGTTTGATTGTGAACGTGGTGGTGCACCAAAGGCCACGACAGATCAATTTAAGTGTGGGCGTTGTGGTCAACGCAAGACCACTTACTATCAAATGCAAACAAGGAGTGCAGATGAACCTATGACAACCTATGTAACATGCGTAAACTGCAACAACCATTGGAAATTCTGTTAG
- the LOC108456875 gene encoding receptor-like protein kinase FERONIA, translating to MKNSVATQSFPKLVSVFASLLLLFHLVLAADYVPTEKILLNCGEKSDLSDNDNRKWTPDVGSKFLTGTEKSVTSPAASQDPAVPEVPYMTARVFHSNFTYSFPVVSGRKFVRLYFYANSYDGQNATNALFSVTSGSYTLLKNFSAAQTSEALNYAFVIKEYSINVDGDHLNLTFSPSSTPSNAYAFVNGIEVLSMPDLYSNSDGVPIVGQQAPFTIDNTTALENVYRLNVGGSDISPSGDTGLFRSWYDDQPYLFGAAFGVSAAADPNVTIDYGTMATYTAPVSVYTTARSMGPNAPINDNYNLTWLFSIDSGFSYLVRLHFCEFTDNITKINQRVFNIFINNQTAELGFDVIAEAEKVDVPVYRDYVVVVPGSNSQQDLWLALHPNETDKPQYYDAILNGVEIFKINDLSNNLAGTNPIPGPKQDIVDPSLALPSHSGRTKNQTAIIAGGVSGGVILLLVIGFCVVGAARRRRQGKDSSTSDGPSGWLPLSLYGNSHSAGSAKTNTTGSYASSLPSNLCRHFSFAEIKAATKNFDEALVLGVGGFGKVYKGEIDGGTTKVAIKRGNPLSEQGVHEFQTEIEMLSKLRHRHLVSLIGYCEENCEMILVYDYMAYGTLREHLYKTQKPPLPWKQRLEICIGAARGLHYLHTGAKHTIIHRDVKTTNILLDEKWVAKVSDFGLSKTGPTLDHTHVSTVVKGSFGYLDPEYFRRQQLTDKSDVYSFGVVLFEILCARPALNPTLPKEQVSLAEWAAHCHKKGILDQIMDPYLKGKIAPECFKKFAETAMKCVADQGIDRPSMGDVLWNLEFALQLQESAEESGKGIDAIDIEEGTYDITCKGKKDVSPGFDGTVTDSRSSGMSTSMSMSIGGRSLASEDSDGLTPSAIFSQIMNPKGR from the coding sequence ATGAAGAACTCAGTTGCTACACAATCCTTTCCCAAGCTTGTTTCCGTTTTCGCCTCCTTGTTGCTTCTCTTTCACCTCGTTTTAGCTGCTGACTATGTCCCAACCGAAAAAATTCTCTTAAATTGCGGTGAAAAATCCGACCTATCCGATAACGATAATCGGAAATGGACACCGGATGTCGGGTCCAAGTTCCTCACCGGAACTGAAAAATCCGTCACCTCCCCAGCCGCCTCGCAAGATCCGGCAGTACCCGAAGTTCCATACATGACGGCCCGTGTTTTTCACTCCAATTTCACCTACAGTTTCCCGGTTGTATCCGGCCGGAAGTTTGTCCGGTTGTATTTCTACGCTAATTCCTACGACGGTCAAAACGCAACCAACGCTCTGTTCTCGGTCACTTCCGGTTCCTACACTCTCCTCAAGAATTTCAGTGCTGCTCAAACGAGTGAAGCTTTGAACTATGCCTTCGTTATCAAGGAATACTCCATTAATGTCGACGGCGACCATTTGAACTTAACGTTTAGTCCCTCTTCCACCCCATCAAACGCCTACGCCTTTGTGAATGGGATTGAAGTACTGTCGATGCCTGATCTATACAGTAACTCCGATGGTGTACCAATTGTGGGTCAACAAGCTCCGTTCACCATTGATAACACCACAGCCCTCGAGAATGTTTATAGGCTAAACGTCGGTGGAAGCGATATCTCTCCTTCCGGTGATACGGGTCTTTTCCGGTCTTGGTACGATGATCAGCCATACCTTTTTGGGGCAGCCTTTGGTGTTTCAGCAGCTGCTGATCCAAATGTCACCATTGATTATGGGACCATGGCTACATATACTGCTCCTGTAAGTGTTTACACCACGGCTAGATCGATGGGACCGAATGCTCCAATAAACGATAACTATAATTTAACCTGGTTATTCAGTATTGATTCTGGGTTTTCTTACTTGGTGAGGTTACATTTTTGTGAGTTTACTGATAATATCACTAAGATTAATCAGAGAGTGTTTAATATTTTCATCAACAATCAAACTGCTGAGTTAGGGTTTGATGTGATTGCCGAGGCGGAAAAAGTTGATGTTCCTGTGTATAGGGATTACGTTGTGGTGGTTCCAGGAAGCAATTCTCAGCAGGATCTTTGGCTTGCATTGCATCCAAACGAGACCGATAAGCCTCAATATTATGATGCAATCTTGAATGGTGTGGAGATATTCAAGATCAATGATTTGAGCAACAACCTTGCAGGGACTAATCCGATCCCTGGTCCGAAACAGGATATAGTGGACCCGTCATTGGCTTTGCCATCACATTCAGGTCGTACAAAGAACCAGACAGCTATCATCGCTGGGGGAGTCAGTGGTGGGGTCATCCTATTGCTTGTAATCGGTTTCTGTGTTGTCGGTGCTGCACGTCGTCGAAGACAGGGGAAGGATTCAAGCACAAGTGATGGCCCTTCGGGATGGCTTCCTCTTTCATTGTATGGGAATTCACACTCTGCAGGTTCAGCAAAGACAAATACCACGGGGAGTTATGCTTCTTCCTTGCCTTCGAACCTTTGTCGCCACTTCTCGTTTGCTGAGATCAAGGCTGCCACGAAGAACTTCGATGAGGCCTTAGTCCTTGGGGTGGGAGGCTTTGGTAAAGTTTACAAAGGTGAAATTGATGGTGGGACTACTAAAGTTGCGATCAAGCGGGGCAACCCGTTATCTGAGCAAGGTGTGCATGAGTTCCAGACTGAAATCGAAATGCTTTCCAAGCTCCGACACCGCCACCTTGTTTCGTTAATCGGTTACTGTGAGGAGAACTGTGAAATGATCCTAGTTTACGACTATATGGCTTACGGAACTCTGCGTGAACATTTATACAAAACACAAAAGCCTCCTCTTCCATGGAAGCAAAGGCTTGAAATATGCATTGGGGCGGCTCGTGGTTTGCACTATCTCCACACGGGTGCCAAACACACTATTATTCACCGAGATGTGAAGACAACGAATATTCTGTTAGATGAGAAGTGGGTAGCAAAAGTTTCTGATTTCGGGTTATCTAAAACTGGCCCTACATTGGATCATACTCATGTGAGCACCGTCGTGAAGGGTAGCTTTGGTTATTTGGATCCCGAGTATTTCAGGCGGCAACAGCTAACCGATAAGTCCGATGTTTACTCATTCGGGGTCGTCTTGTTCGAGATCCTTTGTGCTCGTCCAGCATTGAATCCTACATTGCCAAAGGAGCAAGTGAGCCTTGCTGAGTGGGCTGCACATTGTCACAAGAAAGGCATCCTTGATCAGATCATGGATCCTTATCTCAAAGGAAAGATAGCACCAGAATGCTTCAAAAAGTTTGCCGAGACCGCAATGAAGTGCGTGGCCGACCAGGGTATCGACAGGCCATCGATGGGTGATGTGCTGTGGAACTTGGAATTTGCTTTACAGCTGCAAGAGAGTGCAGAAGAGAGTGGCAAGGGAATCGATGCAATAGATATCGAGGAAGGAACCTACGACATAACCTGTAAAGGCAAGAAAGATGTATCCCCTGGTTTTGATGGTACTGTAACAGATTCAAGGAGTAGTGGGATGAGTACAAGTATGAGCATGAGCATCGGTGGTCGCAGCCTCGCTAGTGAAGACTCCGACGGGTTAACACCCAGTGCTATTTTCTCACAGATAATGAACCCTAAAGGGCGTTAA